The Oncorhynchus mykiss isolate Arlee chromosome 5, USDA_OmykA_1.1, whole genome shotgun sequence DNA window CTTTTCAGCACAACAATATGATGTTTGGTTTTCTCCCATTCAGATTATCGCTCAGGAATTCAGCCATAGCTTCCTCCACAAGCAGCCTAAAGCAGGTGTGGCGCAGGCAGCatcaggtaaacacacacaccacataaaatGCTAACACATTTGAATGAATACACATGCCTCACTCTTACACCAAGAACCTCAACTTTGTAATGTAGTATCTTTCTTACCCTCTCTAGCCAAGCGTCGCGCCCCTGCTCCCATGCCTGTAACTCCAGCCCAGAAGATCACCAAACCAGCCGCCAAATATGGAGTGCCTTTAAATGTCAGGAAAGCCTCAGATGCAGCCATGAAACCTGCCGAGTGGAAACCAGCCGTCAAACACAAGATGGTTAGTACTGGAAGAGAGCCAGTGACGTCTTTCAGCCTTCTCAACAGGATGATCCTATACTGGCTGTGCATCCTTGTCTACTGCCCCTCCACTGAGACAGATCTATTCATATTGGTTATGAATGTGTGTTATGAAGATGTGTCATGTTACACCTCAGTGGGACATGGATGggcgtgtgtgtgtcctctgagTCTGAACCCCAGTGTTATATGTTGCTCAGGCCCCCGTCCCCCTCCCAGCAGCACCCCAGAGGAGAGTGAGtcgagtggaggaagagaggaggaaatatGAGGTAGCTACAACAGAGAGAGCGCCTCCTGTAACCTGTATTAACCCCTGCATCTCCTTTTCTTCCTTCCATTACCCCACCCACATAAAGTTCCCTCCTGACGTACATCCTTTTTTCTTCCTCATCATCACTCATCCAAACAGAGTGCAGCCCCCCACTTCTCCTCTTCCAGACAGTTTGAATAGCCCTCCCTCTTCTACACCCCTCTTTCTCCTAACCTGCCTAAAGAGTGCTCTTTTTCCCCCCTCCTTGTATACCTGTTCTATAGCAGTGAACCTCTTGCGTCTTAGTAAGTTCGTGGTTTCATGTTGACTATTGTGTTTACACTACAGGAAGGTGCCAGGAAGAAAAGGATGGAGCTgattgagaaagagaggaaacagagggagCAGGTCAGCTGGGTGTCTAGCATTTGATATACTGTATTACATCTGAAATATGAAACTTCAGATTGTTCATCTTTATTTGTTCTTCAGATGTTTCTGTTGAAGGCTGGACAGATGAAGCGATATGAGCGGGAAAAGGTGAGTCAAATCGAATGTTATTTTCCacgtgcttcgtaaacaacagttGTACACTAACAGTGAAGTACTTACTTACGGGCCccacaacaatgcagagagaaaaataatagAAAAAATAACAACACAAGGAATAactacacaatgagtaacgataacttggctgtatacagggaacaccagtactgagtcgatgtgcaggtgtATGAGGTAATTGAAGTAGACGGTACATATggataaagtgactagtcaaCAGGATAGCTAATAAGcaatagcagcagcgtatgtgatgagtcaaaagggGGCCATTGCAGAAAGTctaggtagctatttggttaactatttagcagtcttatgacttgatggtggaagctgttcagggtcctgttggttccagactttgtgcatcggtactgcttaccatgcggtagcagagagaacagtctctgacttgggtggctggagtcttttgaccatttttagggccttccttgaCAGTGGGGGTAGTATAACTGTAAACAGTAGTTATTTACACTATGTAACATTATGACATTGCAGTAGTGACGATCAAACTTAAGCATTTCATGTAATGCTTATAGTGACTAGTGAACTTTGACCCCCAGATAAACCGGATCAACCGAGCTCGAGAACAGGGCTGGAGGCATGTCCTGAGCTCTAGTGGAGGCAGCAGTCCAGAGAGGAAGGTAcagaatgaccccccccccccccccccccctcatcatcatcatcatcatctactGTGGTTTCACTTCATTAGTCTCACTACACTGGAGATGTTTTATCATCAATCAAAGCTTCTCCTCTCTAACTCACTGTCTTATCTGTCCCCAGTGTTTTGTAGGAGGTGGTGGTATGATGGCTGGGTTTGCAGCTCCTGTCCCAGAGCCCCTGCTTCCTGCTCCATGTCCTGCCCAGGGCCCCACCccaggccctgccccgctctccccTAGCAGGGGCCCATATGAACACTACCATGCTGCTCTGGACCAGCTGGCCAAACCTCAGCCCAAAGAGGGTGCCAGAGAGGGATTCGGAGCAGGAGGAGACACTCCTGTTAGGTGGGTTCAGCCATCATTTCCTTTGGGTAATTTATTGACTCAGGTGACTgattgtgttgttttgtatgtGTAAGGGGTGTGCCAGCTGCTGCCAGCTCAGTGCTGCCCAATGGCCCTGCTCGTCTCCCAGACCCTGATGTGGTGAAGAGAGAGCTACGGAGGCTAGAGTATGTCACCAAACAAACCCATGTTAGCAGGTCCGTGGTTGGTCACAAACCATTCTAGAAAACATTACTCTGTCTCTGACCGGCATTAAAGCTTTGCATGATATTGGATCATATTTATTAGTTATTCCTTACGTTGTATCAATACTAAGTCAATTAAATAACTTCCTCTCCAACTGTCTCCAGGCAACGGGGTCACGCAGCAGCTGAACGGGCCAATCAGGTTCAGGAGTTTCTGCAGCGTAAGAGAGATGCCATGCTGAACAAGGTCCGCGCTGAGGGACAGCTGGTACGTTTTCTCCTTCCTGCCCCCCATTTCTATACTTCTGCTCACTGAACAATAGGATGTCTCTTTTAAAGTCTGTTCAGTTCTCACAAAAGATAACGGGGTTGTTGTATGGTCATGGTTAATAACCAAAGTGTCGATCTGGAATCAAGGTTGAATTGCATGCTTACCGGAGTTTAGACAAAATGCAGCACATTTTTATACATGTGAAATGTGGTTGAATTGAACGGTGAACAGGGTGCCCGGCAAAACCTGGCAGCCATCTATGGTCGGTCCAGCTACAGCAGGCCCAAACccaacaaagaggaggaggtaggagcCCAGCTCTCAGCTCTGGATGTCCAGCCGGCCTCACCCCATCTGATCCCTCACTCATAACAACATGCCTGGGTTTGGCTTGCCCTCTTCAGTTGTGTCTGCATGACACTACACTCAGACACATCCCCTTAAAAGAATAATCCACTTAAAAACTATCTTTTTGTATTTTGTTCATTAATcgactgttgatacagtcccaaaatgttttgcatgtcagcaatcaagttttcaagatgggCTTTCAAAAAGCAAGTTGTCACttgccacatcatcatgatgCAAAACACTCTTGAAAACCTGATTGCTGACTTTCTTAATATTTTGGGACTGTATATTTTTTGATTGGATTATTCCTGTAACTCTGCAGTCAAAGTCACCCAGCAGCACCTCCCAGTGTCCGACTCCCTGTATTGCATGTACTGTGtcaccaggtgtgtgtgtcaATGCACAAGTGTGATTCAGACCTCATACATTTGGTGCACCAGTAATAGCTTTTTTTCCCCTTTCCATAACATATTTTTGTGCACATTATGTTGTCCCTTTTTTTGAtcatttttttttatggaataaaTTAATCTCAAGTAACTCCAGTGTTTCCTTTTTAGGTGTTTGAGTAACTCAAGCTTTGTTTTTATATATTGCACCAGTGTCTTTCTTGCAGTATCAAGTATGTGGATGACTGATTTTACGTCGGTTCTTACATGTCATTTGTTATAGGAAACCATTTTAGTGGATTATTTTGTCATCTGTTTGTGTATGTTGTATAGCTTTGTGTCATATGATGTGTAACCTGTGTGAGTCTGATCCGTGCTGTAGCCTCTTAGCAATATGTGAACTCTTTGTTTGTGTGTTAGTATAACTTCTGCAGTTATGTTCTCAGGAGTACCTGTCCCGGCTGAGGCAGATCAGGCTACAGAACTTCAATGAGAGACAGCAGATCAAAGCACGCCTCAGAGGAGTGAAGGTATCCTTCCACCCTTTCAGAACACATCAGCATAACATCCTTTTAATCAGCCTCTGAACTTCTGTTATGTTTTGGCATTTTTGTTTGCGGGTAATGGCGGCATCATCTGGTTGTTCGCGTGATCAATCCAGTACGACAGTGATGGCTCAGACAGCAAGGAGTCCTGTGAGGAGACAGAGCTGAGGAGAAAGAAGATTGAAGCACTGAAGGCCCAAGCGCAGGCCCGTGCTGCTGTGTTGAAGGAGCAGCTagagaaaaaaaggagagaggcctatgagagagagaagagagcctgGGAGGATCACGTAAGTCCCCATACTCCTCAAGCTCATCTGCTACAATTGTACAGCATGTGTAGGATTAAAATCACTAACATTGATTGTGGTGTGTTTTTGTCAGCTTGCTGCTCGAGACGTGAAGGTTGGAATGGTAGCAGGAGGTGTAGCAGTAGAGCTAGCTCCTCCCCCTCGGCctggcccctccctccctgtacagGACGTTGTAGCTAGAGCCCAGCCTGCATCCAAACCCTCCACCCCTGTCATCTCCATGACTTCTGCTCTGAAGGACGTGGGAGCAGTCAGTAAACACTTAAAGCTTTCAGTTATTTTCCTCCATTATTCCATTTTTATTACACATGCTTTCTTTCTCCCATTTGTCTGTCTCCCAGCAGCTGGCGTCTGTGCAGAGCTCTTTTAAAGATGACTTTCCTAAAACGGACATCATTAAGGTGAGTTGGGTCAATAACTTCCAATACAGCACAGTGCTGCTTCACAAAATTACTATTTTACACTGAGGCTAGTTGGTTGCAGTGCCTTTTGGTTTATAGTAAGACAGTGACTATATGTTTGGTTTTATTGGTGATTTCTTCAGAGTGAGAAGAAGGAGATTCTCCGGAGACTGAATCAGAACTTGAAGGCCCAGAGCCCTGAGGAGGAGGTGTCAGCCACACCCTCAGAAGAACTATGCCCCACCCCCCAGCAGAGCCAGCCTATCGCAGAGGACAGACCGTCCTCTGGTGGGGacaggaaaaagtgggaggctgtAGCTCCGTCTATTCTCTCTGTAGCCCAGCAGACTCTAGAAGAGACCTGTATCAGAACGACTGGTGAGTTATACCATCTGTCTCCTAGAGCCGGACTCTTAAACAGAATCTTGTTCGCTATAGAAAGGACTAGGACCTGTTTGAATTGCTGGATTGACAAGAACCGTGGATCCTTACTCTCACCATTTTGATTCTGagctccatctctcttcctctccttctccccaggCTCTCAGGCTCTGTCTCCAGAGGAGAGACCGTCCTCTGGTGGGGACAGGAAGAAGTGGGAGGCTGTAGCTCCGTCTATTCTCTCTGTAGCCCAGCAGACTCTAGAAGAGACCTGTATCAGAACGACTGGTGAGTTATACCATCTGTCTCCTAGAACCGGACTCTTaaacagaatcaaatcaaatgtatttgtcacatacacatggttagcagatgttaatgcgagtgtagcgaaatgcttgtgcttctagttccgacagtgcagtaataaccaacgagtaatctaacctaacaattccaaaactactaccttatacacacaagtgtaaagggataaagaatatgtacataaagatatatgaatgagtgatggtacagaacggcataggcaagatgcagtagatggtatcgagtacaatatatacatatgagatgagtaatgtagggtatgtaaacattatattaagtagcattgtttaaagtggctagtgatataatttacataaatttccatcaattcccattattaaagtggctggggttgagtcagtgtgttggcagcagccactcatgttagtgatggctgtttaacagtctgatggccttgaaatagaagctgtttttcagtctcttggtccctgctttgatgcacctgtactgacctcaccttctggatgatagctgggtgaacaggcagtggctcgggtggttgttgtgcttgatgatctttatggccttcctgtgacatcgggtggtgtaggtgtcctggagggcaggtagtttgcccccggtgatgcgttgtgcagacctcactaccctctggagagccttacggttgagggcggagcagttgccataccaggcggtgatacagcccgacaggatgctctcgattgtgcatctgtagaagtttgtgagtgcttttggtgacaagctgaatttcttcagcctcctgaggttgaagaggcactgctgtaGAAAGGACTAGGACCTGTATGAATTGCTGGGTTGACAAGAACCGTGGATCCTTACCCTCACCTTTTGATTCTGagctccatctctcttcctctccttctccccaggCTCTCAGGCTCTGTCTCCAGAGGAGAGACCATCCTCTGGTGGGGACAGGAAGAAATGGGAGGCTGGATCTCCATCTATTCTCTCTGTAGCTCAGCAAACTCTAGAGGATACCTGTATCAGGACCGCTGGTGAATAACCTAGACGCATGCATTCCAGCACAATATCTCCTACATCCAGACTATATCTACATGTATACTAATAGATATCTGTTTGTGTATGTTGTAGAACAGACAGTGGGTGAGGTCATTCGGATGGATGTGCTACAGGACGACGCCCCTAGAAAAGCATGGGGGCGGAGCCCGGATTCTCAGGTGCTGAGAGTTCTACAGGAGGCGGAGCTTCAGCCTCTTACCCAGCTGCTGGGGAATGTCAACATCTGTGAAGAGAAACTCACTGGCGAGTCCTTAATatacccaccaacacacacttaCCATTACCAACCACATTCCGTACAGACTCAACGTCTAAGTGCTAATGATTCTGATTGGTTCCCATTCAGACAACTTGAATCAGACGGCTAAGATGGTTGGTGTGAGTGGAACTAAGGAAGTGATGCATTCAGAGGCAAGCCCACCTGCTGTGATATCTGTCGTTAAGAAcacagaggtcaaaggtcaggaaGAGGGGATGATCTCAGTAGACGTGACGGGTCAGGAGAAGAGGCAGGCTATATTAGAAGAGATGCTAAAGACCCCACCCAAACcgatagagatggagggtgagggagtggGTTACATACTATACAGGTTGTCAGATACTGGCAATCTTCATCCAGAGACCTGCAGTCAGTGTATTATATAACACCACCTAAATCACTCAGTCAGTTGTTCTCTTGTTCTCTCCAGATCCAGCAGACTTGGAGTCAGTGGTCCTGGAGGAGTGCCCAAAGCAGGCCTCAAATTCACCAGCTGGAGTAGTGCATGCCTGGGAGAAACGAGCCCTGCCGCTGGGGTGAGGGTTTGCTGGCTCCCCACTGGAGCTGGATTACAGAAATCTAATCCAAGAATAGGTTTCGTTAATCAAGACCTAATGTGATTTACATTGGATTAAAAACCTGTACCTTTAGACTAACATGTGACTTGAACTATAATGAAGCTTAGACATAATattagtatttttattttattttaattttacccccttttctccccaattttgtggtatccaattgttagtagttactatcttgtctcatcactacaactcccgtacgggctcgggcatccaacccggaagccagccgcaccaatgtgtcggaggaaacactgagcacctggcgacctggttagcgtgcactgcgcccggcccgccacaggagtcactggtgcgcgatgagacaaggatttccctaccggccaaaccctccctaacccggacgacgctaggccaattgtgtgtccgcccacggacctcccggtagcggccggctgcgacagagcctgggagcgaacccagagtctctggtggcacagccccTAGACCACTAGTATCCTAAAATGTAATCTACGTAATTCCCAAAAGCAATTATAATGAGAGgaccataaacaataactagtaatgctgcatactcaaatctcacctttctgataaaattgctgaggtgtagtcactttgaaggacacaagctcaagtacacagttcaaatatgaaatattttaTGACGtttttcctattcaacaaaactgtatgaataagACTTGAAATTGCTCATCTGCTTTCTTAATATAGTATAATCAAATTAGAAAACCACTAACTATAAGATTTGTGTATttagaaaatgtgcatattttctcaaggtctctcttgatcaaaacatcccccccccccccccccccccactgctgtGAACGTCACACAGATCTCTATCTTGGCTTCCAAAACTAATTAGGAACTCACTCTCCTTTAATCTCATATACATCTTGTACATCTATGACAAACAAAGTGGAATTATTTTAGATTACTGGATATAAATCGACCTCTGAATGTGCTATAGTGATGAAATAACTCTCTCCTGCTGCACTACGGTGTAAGGATTGCAGGCATTTGCTTTGTCAGTGGCTGATACATATggttcagccaggagttgatggacagttGGAAGAGCAAATTaaatggtaggagggacatcccagcttcaagtggtttCAGATTTCACATCCTAGATTTCACaaaaatatactgtgtctctgGGAACCAGATCGATTTATAATTGAAAATGTCAGTCGGAACTGGTACCAGAACCACGCAGGTCCCCTAAGGGGTGTTGACATCTAAGtggttttaagaaatgttcaTGAAACTCAATTATCAAGAATTATGTCTTGATTTTGTATGTGATTCTCCTATTAGGCCACCAGAGGGCAGAGTAACACCAGCAGAAACCAAAGAGGTTGGGGAGAAAGCAGAGAAGCAACCTGAATCCTCCGGTAAGCTGAGAGAGACACTTCTAAAACTAAACTACCTTTGGTGTCCCAtactcacctccctccctccctctaggtaTAGCACCTGTGTATGAGGAACCTCTGTTTGTGAAGCTGTGCTCCTCGCCGGCCCACCGCCGTACTGCAGCTCTGGTTCTTATGTCAGCCCAGTCGTCCATGGAGGACTCGTCCTCTTCTCTAGCCTCACGCTCAcgctccgtctctcctctccgctccaaACACCACAATGCCCTCCTCATCGGCCTCTCCACCGGCCAGTTTGATGCCAACAACCCAAAGGTGAACAACACTTCTCCTCAAGGAGACTGGAGATAAGAACTAAGGAGAATGAATGGATGTGGAATTGCTAAATAATTCTGAATAACTATTAACATAATCGCACTGTTATGGTGACCCTGAACATCCTCTTTATAATACAACACAAGTAACGAACATATTCTCCTTTTATAAAATGAACAAACAACATATTTCAGAGGTGAATGAAATTGGCTGGTTAATTTCTATATCAATCACATGACAGGATCTGTACCTTCCATTTAATATGATCTTTTATTCTATCCTCTAAAGTGATGTTCAGCTGTAGAGGATGTTTAGGAAATGAACTCTGACCCTTCTGCCTGTGCATGAGAAATGTGGAGGTTCTGTGGTATTTTTAGGTTTTGATTCAGTCTTTATTAATGAAGGGCTTTGGAATAGAGCCAGTCATATTAATCACATGGTCTGAAGAAGGCATGATGAGAGAGGCTATTTATCTTCCTGCATTTTTCATAACATCAATCAGGGACGAAGGAGAGcggtgcagagagagacaggcaaagCTCCCTGTTATTTGTTTGTAGGGATGGGTGTGTCAGAGCTCTACCTTTGATCCGTGTGTGTACTCTGGTCCAGCTTTGAGCCCTACATGTATGTGTTTTCAGCGATGGCTCTCCCTGGACAAAGCGTTATTAATGCAATTCTTCCACATCCGTGATGTGTCATCATACCAGAGTCCACTCCACTGGCCAGcctcacgcatgcacacacacctgcacacatgTCCTCGAACATGCTCCAACTGATACCTCAACTGGCCCCAGGTTAAAGGCATTTTTCACATTTAAAGAAtgtcggttactagtccaccgctctaaccactaggctaccctgccgccccaaaaggAATTTGATTACAATTTGATTAATTTCCTTGATCTTCTGGGCACCTGACCTGCACTATAACTTATGGCAAAATCCTGTTGCAAACTTTCAAAAAAAGTAAAGTTGGTGCTAAAAATATGCATCTGTGATATTTATTTAGTCATGGTGGGTGTGTGACCGGTGCTTTACTGTTTGTCCTCAGATGCTGCGTACCTGCTCTCTACCAGACCTCAGCAGACTGTTCAGCTCTCTACAGGAGGCAGGAGGGGCCAACGGGGCGGTTGCCCCTGACAACGACAACAATCTGGATATAGAGgacatggaggaagaggaggaagaagaggccaAAGAGGATGAACAATCAGAGACTGAAGAGTAAGATACTCATTGCActacacatgcgcacacacacagtgagtataTGTAGAATACAAAGAAACCCAATTTCACTTCTGTGTTTTGTGGAACATCCTTTGTGCAGTTTGAAAACATGACGTGCTATGAGTACTATGAGCTGTGTTCTCTCAGTGTGTATGAGGATGATGACTTGAGGGAGCTAAGGGCCTCCATGGAGAGACTCCTGCAGGAGGAGCGCAGCGAGGAAGATGAGGGGGGATCTGGCTCTAACTCTGGTAGTCCTCCAGAGGAAGAGGGAGGCGATGGCTTTAACGGCAACCCTGCTGAGGATGAAGATGATGAGGAGCTGAACGGGATGGCtgtggatgaggaggagggttCTAATGGGAGTCCAGGTGATGAAGAGGCAGGACACACACTCACCAACGGACTGGAAGAAGAGGAGCACCACAGCAGTGAGAGCCAGCTCAATGAAGAATGGCAATCGGGTACATTAGTAATCCTTCCTTCATCCACATGCACAATACTGTAGCTACAATGCATGCAGCCAGAAGCAGATTTTCAATAGGATTGTGTGTGAACAACAGATGacagtggtgaggaggaggacgGTGCGGCTGAACAGCAGGACAGCATATTCAGCCGTCTGGAGGAGCTGCGGTTTAACCTGGAGCAGGAGATGGGCTTTGAGAACTTTATAGAGGCCTACAACAAGATCAAGGTATGGATGGGACCTGCTTACCCCCTACCCTCCTGAAGTCATTCATTATCTATCATACAGCAATTACACATGGTCATTGAATTTTCATGATGTCCTTGTACCATTAAAGGCAATTCATGAAGATGAGGATGAGAACATCGACATGGGCCCCGACATGGTACTGAACATCCTGGGGACTGAGCACCAGCACCTGTACCCCAACATCCTTCACCTGGTCATGGCTGATGGAGCCTACCAAGAGGGTTAGTATCAAGAGGGTTATACCAAGagggttagagtgtgtgtgtgtatcccaccTTCTCTTATTCCCCCTTTGTTTTGATGGATCTCTTTTCCCTCATGTTTAAATCACGGTCCCATATGTGTTTTTCTATTAATTGTTGTGTTCAGCCAGTATACTGATTCCCTCTTAAACAGGTTTTCCCAGAGCGCTAGACTGCGTGAGCGAGCCAATAAACCCTTTAATCTAATCTGCCCAATCCTATTCTCCCCTAACGCCCCACGGGCTCAGACAATTAGGGACTATGTCAACGTGAAACACACCCTAaagactctctgtctgtctccccctcactcccccgCCTCACCCCTGTGCCAAGTCAGCTGTCATATgctgggggaagggaggggagagggagtgtTTAATTTGTGTCTGATGGAACAGAACGGAACTCTACCAGGACATGAGAGCAGAGGCTTCAGACGGCTCTCAAGCTCTCTCTGGACTATCTCTATGCTCTCTCTTTGTTTTGTTCTCTCTAACACTTTGGATAAAATGAAACACTTGTCTTTCTCCCCCCCTTACCACTCTATTCTGTGTAGATGTCCAGTGCTGGTCTATTTGTCTCTAACAGCCTTGCTCCCTCCCTTTCGATCCATTTTTATTTGATCTGATGTGTGACTCAAGCCCTTCCATTTAGGTAGAGATGTTAATGGAACCAGGCAGGAGGCTTTCTCTCTGAAGCTCAAGGCTTCTGATTTCAAACTCTTTCTGCTGATAGAAGTCTGCCTGTAATGGGAATTAGTCTAACCTGTCGCTGAAGATTAGAGCCTCCATTGATTCTTAAAGGGTTACATGTCTGAATGAAGTGTGTTTGACTGTTGGGCCTAAGGGGGTGATCCTGCTGAATGTTGTGTTACGGTTGTTTTGTCTTGTAGGGTGCCAGATTCACACCTTTTATAGTGTTCAGGGTTTAAGGTCACTGATTTGGGATTAATGGAAATGTGAATTTAGTAATAAAGACTGCAAAAGTGATGTGCTCAGCTTTTTGCCCAGCACCTCAGATTAAGAAAGCTGATTTGACCTGGGGCTCTGAGTGTACTCAGCCACTCTCTCATGCTACAGCCTATCTAATGACTCATTGGTTTTAACATGCaacttcacatctctctctctttctccatcccctcTTCTTCTTTTAGATAATGATGAATAGGGGATATGCGTCCAAGCCGCTGGCAGCTTCTGACAATCTGCTAGCCATCTGATGTCTTCCCAAGGTGCACTGCATGTGGTAGACGACTCTCTGTGTGGAGGGTTGGGGCCATAGATGGATCTGGGAGGGGTTGGAGCCAGGCTCTGGCACAGTTGCATGATTGAATAGGCTATCTAGTACACTGATGTCTGTATTTCCTACTTCCACTTCAAACACCTGACTCACTCTTTTTTAACTTCATGTTCATATGAAAGTGCATTATCAAGAAATACTTTCTGGTAACCAAAGTTAAATGGAAGGTTTCGTCAAACATAAATCTGTCTGTATCTGTTGGAATATATTTATTGACCAGCACCATATCAAATGGTCAATTTAAAGGTCAAACAGGTGATTGTACATGTGATATTCCTAATGCTGGGGTTAGGACCACCCAGTCACCATCCTCACAATACAAACCAGGTCAACTTCTATAAACGTGCAAAACATATTTTCCATAAAAACCCGTTGGACCTCCTTTTTTAAATTACTTTTTCATACAGCTAAATGTTATCTAATGCATTTTCACATTTCTTACCTGTTCTGTTAACCCCAAAATATGTGTTCAGCTCAAAAGGAAGATCACTTTTTGTTTAAGGATGTTGTATGTTGGCATGGTAGCAGCTGCAAGGGACTGCTACTTGTTTGCTTTATGTCAAGTCAGATTGTTACTCTGTTAAGAGAATTGTAAAGATATAAATTACTGGTAATGATATCGATTTTAAAGCGTTATTCTTATTTGATAATAAAGGAAATATTGTAAATAAATGCTTTTTTCTAATCTTTGTTTAGATTTAAGTCTTGTTTGGTGTTTTACTGTATGCATTTTCGCATGTTTGTGTATGATGACTCTGCATAGATCCATTACACTCAAGAAGGACTAAGAAGGTTACATTTCAGACTGCT harbors:
- the nek1 gene encoding serine/threonine-protein kinase Nek1 isoform X15; translated protein: MDKYEKVRKIGEGSFGKAILVKSREDGKQYVIKEIGISRMSSKERQESRKEVAVLANMSHPNIVQYKESFEECGCLYIVMDYCEGGDLFKTINSQKGVQFPEEQILDWLVQICLALKHVHDRKILHRDIKSQNIFLTKDGTIQLGDFGIARVLNSTVELARTCIGTPYYLSPEICENKPYNNKSDVWALGCVLYEMCTLKHAFEAGNMKNLVLKIIRGSYPPVSIHYSQDLRSLMGQLFRRNPRERPSVSSILDKPFLSHRIFRFLTPEIIAQEFSHSFLHKQPKAGVAQAASAKRRAPAPMPVTPAQKITKPAAKYGVPLNVRKASDAAMKPAEWKPAVKHKMAPVPLPAAPQRRVSRVEEERRKYEEGARKKRMELIEKERKQREQMFLLKAGQMKRYEREKINRINRAREQGWRHVLSSSGGSSPERKCFVGGGGMMAGFAAPVPEPLLPAPCPAQGPTPGPAPLSPSRGPYEHYHAALDQLAKPQPKEGAREGFGAGGDTPVRGVPAAASSVLPNGPARLPDPDVVKRELRRLEYVTKQTHVSRQRGHAAAERANQVQEFLQRKRDAMLNKVRAEGQLEYLSRLRQIRLQNFNERQQIKARLRGVKYDSDGSDSKESCEETELRRKKIEALKAQAQARAAVLKEQLEKKRREAYEREKRAWEDHLAARDVKVGMVAGGVAVELAPPPRPGPSLPVQDVVARAQPASKPSTPVISMTSALKDVGAQLASVQSSFKDDFPKTDIIKSEKKEILRRLNQNLKAQSPEEEVSATPSEELCPTPQQSQPIAEDRPSSGGDRKKWEAVAPSILSVAQQTLEETCIRTTGSQALSPEERPSSGGDRKKWEAVAPSILSVAQQTLEETCIRTTGSQALSPEERPSSGGDRKKWEAGSPSILSVAQQTLEDTCIRTAEQTVGEVIRMDVLQDDAPRKAWGRSPDSQVLRVLQEAELQPLTQLLGNVNICEEKLTDNLNQTAKMVGVSGTKEVMHSEASPPAVISVVKNTEVKGQEEGMISVDVTGQEKRQAILEEMLKTPPKPIEMEDPADLESVVLEECPKQASNSPAGVVHAWEKRALPLGPPEGRVTPAETKEVGEKAEKQPESSGIAPVYEEPLFVKLCSSPAHRRTAALVLMSAQSSMEDSSSSLASRSRSVSPLRSKHHNALLIGLSTGQFDANNPKMLRTCSLPDLSRLFSSLQEAGGANGAVAPDNDNNLDIEDMEEEEEEEAKEDEQSETEDVYEDDDLRELRASMERLLQEERSEEDEGGSGSNSGSPPEEEGGDGFNGNPAEDEDDEELNGMAVDEEEGSNGSPGDEEAGHTLTNGLEEEEHHSSESQLNEEWQSDDSGEEEDGAAEQQDSIFSRLEELRFNLEQEMGFENFIEAYNKIKAIHEDEDENIDMGPDMVLNILGTEHQHLYPNILHLVMADGAYQEDNDE